From a region of the Teredinibacter turnerae genome:
- a CDS encoding U32 family peptidase yields the protein MKITLAAIPYYWPRSEVVDFYARLCRANIDVVYLGESVCSKRSEMTLDDWLAIAAELQRAGKEVVLTSLALITGRNELQMMKRICAQGLQVEANDTATVQRLHELGQPFICGSSINIYNAPTLQYFVRLGMRRWVAPVELAGTDLAALLAQTTRANSIETEILGWGKLPLAYSARCYTARAHNRPKDACKKICIDYPRGMAVTSQENTALFTLNGIQTLSASPQDLRALLPQVRSAGVTHFRVVPELDLKLSFFDALKANISGDAQPVTITSDACNGYWYGVAGMTRE from the coding sequence ATGAAAATAACGCTTGCCGCCATACCTTATTATTGGCCCAGATCGGAAGTGGTCGATTTTTACGCGCGCCTGTGTCGGGCGAATATCGATGTGGTTTATCTGGGGGAATCCGTGTGCAGCAAGCGCTCTGAGATGACGCTCGATGACTGGTTGGCCATTGCTGCGGAGCTACAACGTGCGGGCAAAGAAGTTGTACTGACCAGTTTGGCGCTTATCACGGGGCGCAATGAATTGCAGATGATGAAACGCATTTGCGCCCAAGGCTTACAGGTAGAGGCAAACGATACGGCCACTGTCCAGCGCCTGCATGAACTGGGGCAACCGTTTATTTGTGGCTCCAGTATTAATATCTACAATGCACCCACCTTACAGTACTTCGTACGTTTAGGGATGAGGCGTTGGGTAGCACCCGTCGAGTTGGCGGGAACGGATCTAGCGGCACTGCTTGCGCAAACAACACGTGCGAATTCGATAGAGACAGAAATTCTCGGCTGGGGAAAATTGCCTCTGGCCTATTCCGCGCGCTGCTATACCGCGCGGGCACATAACCGACCGAAAGACGCGTGTAAAAAAATATGCATCGATTACCCGCGGGGCATGGCGGTAACCTCGCAGGAGAATACAGCGCTATTTACGCTTAATGGCATTCAGACCCTGTCCGCAAGCCCGCAGGATTTACGCGCGTTGCTACCGCAAGTTCGCAGCGCCGGTGTCACCCATTTTAGAGTGGTACCGGAGCTGGATTTAAAGTTGTCCTTCTTTGACGCGCTGAAGGCCAATATCTCTGGCGATGCGCAACCGGTGACAATAACCAGCGATGCGTGTAATGGGTATTGGTATGGGGTTGCGGGGATGACCCGCGAATAG
- a CDS encoding DUF6622 family protein gives MMELLTKTPVWVYVLFVTLLALGFSQTRTRKPPLAVPFILPVLMSLYSAVDTVLHFSADGRGLGIAIVSATCAWGYVRKSRIADGIIYLPEEKRFEIKGSFTPLIIILCIFTVKYIHGAISALKPELAQTITFISIFAFFNGIFFGFFTARIALFWDIYRARSIEYTKENLTQSL, from the coding sequence ATGATGGAACTACTAACGAAGACACCAGTATGGGTTTACGTTCTGTTTGTCACCTTGCTCGCGCTCGGATTTTCACAAACCAGAACACGCAAACCTCCACTCGCAGTGCCATTTATACTACCCGTGTTGATGAGCTTGTACTCAGCAGTGGATACAGTTCTGCACTTCAGCGCTGACGGACGAGGCTTAGGAATTGCGATAGTGTCAGCCACTTGCGCATGGGGTTATGTGAGGAAGTCTAGAATTGCTGATGGAATCATTTATCTTCCAGAGGAAAAGCGATTTGAGATAAAAGGGAGTTTCACACCACTGATAATAATACTGTGCATTTTTACCGTTAAATATATTCACGGCGCAATATCGGCACTCAAGCCAGAGCTTGCGCAAACCATTACCTTTATATCTATCTTTGCATTCTTTAATGGTATTTTCTTCGGATTTTTTACCGCTCGAATAGCGCTTTTCTGGGACATCTACCGCGCACGCAGCATTGAGTATACAAAGGAAAATCTCACGCAAAGCCTTTAA
- the ubiU gene encoding ubiquinone anaerobic biosynthesis protein UbiU — protein sequence MIELVAPAGSFPAFKAALEAGADTVYVGFKDATNARHFAGLNFSDDQLARARTLATRKSVKLYVAINTYPQARNWQQWTSAVDNAVALGADALILADTGLLAYAAEKYPAMHLHLSVQASATNSLALKFYADNFAIKRAVLPRVLSLEQVATLCEHSPVDLEVFGFGSLCIMAEGRCVLSSYLTSESPNNSGACSPAKYVRWEERADGSRLSRLNNVLIDKYAPDEPASYPTLCKGRFRVGDKVYHTLEEPTSLSTLQLIPQLAKMGVKAIKIEGRQRSPVYVRQVVRVWRAALDAYVAQGEAFVPDPSWIASLNTVAEGSQTSLGAYSRPWQ from the coding sequence ATGATCGAACTTGTTGCGCCTGCGGGAAGCTTTCCCGCGTTTAAAGCGGCGCTAGAGGCTGGGGCAGATACTGTCTATGTCGGGTTTAAGGATGCAACCAATGCGCGGCATTTTGCTGGATTGAATTTCAGCGATGACCAATTAGCACGTGCGCGGACTCTGGCAACACGCAAATCGGTAAAGCTATACGTCGCGATAAATACCTACCCACAAGCCCGTAACTGGCAGCAGTGGACATCGGCTGTGGATAACGCTGTTGCGCTGGGGGCCGACGCGCTGATTCTTGCAGACACCGGGCTGCTGGCTTACGCGGCGGAAAAATACCCGGCAATGCATTTACATCTTTCCGTGCAAGCCTCCGCAACCAACAGCCTCGCGCTTAAATTCTACGCGGATAACTTCGCCATTAAACGGGCGGTGCTGCCTAGAGTGCTGAGCCTGGAGCAGGTGGCGACACTGTGTGAACACAGTCCGGTTGATCTGGAAGTGTTTGGTTTTGGTAGTTTATGCATTATGGCGGAAGGGCGCTGCGTGCTGTCCAGTTACCTTACATCGGAATCGCCTAATAACAGTGGCGCTTGCTCGCCTGCGAAATATGTGCGCTGGGAGGAGCGGGCCGACGGCAGCCGCCTATCCAGGCTAAACAACGTGTTGATAGATAAGTATGCCCCGGACGAGCCAGCGAGTTACCCCACGTTGTGTAAGGGGCGCTTCCGCGTGGGCGATAAGGTTTACCACACGCTGGAAGAGCCTACCAGTTTGAGCACCCTGCAACTCATCCCTCAGCTCGCGAAAATGGGGGTGAAGGCAATCAAAATTGAAGGGCGCCAGCGCAGCCCGGTGTATGTGCGCCAAGTGGTTCGCGTCTGGCGGGCAGCGCTGGATGCATACGTCGCGCAGGGGGAGGCTTTTGTGCCCGATCCATCCTGGATTGCGTCGCTCAATACTGTGGCAGAAGGTTCGCAAACGAGCCTCGGCGCTTATTCGCGACCATGGCAATAA